One stretch of Leadbetterella byssophila DSM 17132 DNA includes these proteins:
- a CDS encoding S9 family peptidase: MKIKTILFSLLSLQLAAQGTAADYKRADYIKESTKYKVYHEPLHVQWQGSQVWYKVQTAEGEAFYKVDPASKKKETLFSTSSLITQLENAVHQKVNKHEIPLENLKMEGEGVSFEAFGKTWSFTDNQLTDKGNINAPQRPERYWGSLRDEREGNPILSPDKKWKAYIKNSNVYISKVDDPKSEKALSFDGSPGEYYSAFLSWSPDSKYIYSTRIRPGGKRVLTLIESSPSDQLQPKLHTRDYLKPGDALNQKYPVVFDIEKNKTYEVSPELIANQYSLSFPQWRADSKALLFEYNQRGHQNYHVLRLDTENGKVTEVIKESSPTFFHYSGKKFLHYAQKTEELIWMSERDGWNHLYLYDAKSGKVKNQITKGKWVVRKVIKVDEASRRIIFEGSGREKGQDPYFIQYYSVSFDGSDFRVLTNENGNHRATFSPDFNYFVDIWGRLDQAPETVLRSTADGKILMHLEKADIKDLLKTGWVMPEVFVTTGRDDSTDIWGMIIRPSNFDPKKKYPVIEYIYAGPHDSFVPKNFVTDSRGDLHQLAELGFIVVQIDGMGTSNRSKAFHDVCWKNLKDSGFPDRMKWIKTAAKKYPYMDISRVGIFGNSAGGQSSAGALLHHPDFYKVAVSSSGCHDNRMDKIWWNEQWMGYPIGPHYEESSNVTHAHKLQGKLLLILGEMDDNVDPSSTFQLINGIIKANKWVDFLFVPGMGHSLGGDYGEHRRRDFFVKHLIGVDPPLWEGHIKTAP; encoded by the coding sequence ATGAAAATAAAAACTATACTGTTCAGCCTTCTGAGCTTGCAGCTTGCTGCCCAAGGCACTGCCGCAGATTATAAGCGGGCAGACTACATCAAAGAGAGCACCAAATACAAAGTGTACCACGAACCCCTACACGTGCAGTGGCAAGGAAGCCAAGTCTGGTACAAAGTCCAAACAGCCGAGGGAGAAGCATTCTATAAAGTAGACCCCGCAAGTAAAAAGAAAGAAACTCTATTTTCTACAAGCTCTTTAATCACTCAATTAGAAAACGCCGTACATCAAAAAGTCAATAAGCATGAAATCCCCTTAGAAAATCTTAAAATGGAAGGAGAAGGGGTTTCGTTTGAGGCTTTTGGCAAAACGTGGAGTTTTACGGATAATCAACTGACCGACAAAGGAAATATCAATGCTCCACAAAGACCCGAAAGGTATTGGGGAAGCCTGAGAGACGAACGTGAGGGTAATCCAATTCTTTCGCCCGACAAAAAATGGAAAGCATATATAAAGAATTCAAATGTTTACATCAGTAAAGTTGATGACCCAAAATCAGAAAAAGCCTTGAGTTTTGACGGCTCACCGGGAGAATATTATTCAGCTTTCCTGTCTTGGTCTCCGGATTCCAAGTATATCTACTCCACCCGAATTCGGCCAGGGGGAAAAAGGGTATTGACTTTGATCGAATCTTCTCCAAGTGATCAGCTACAACCTAAACTTCATACCAGAGACTACCTTAAACCAGGGGATGCTTTGAATCAGAAATACCCAGTGGTTTTTGATATTGAAAAAAACAAAACATACGAAGTTTCTCCTGAACTTATTGCTAACCAATACAGCCTTTCTTTCCCGCAATGGAGAGCTGACAGCAAAGCATTGCTCTTTGAATATAATCAAAGGGGCCATCAAAACTATCATGTCTTAAGACTTGATACGGAAAATGGAAAGGTTACTGAAGTCATTAAAGAATCTAGCCCCACCTTCTTCCATTACAGTGGCAAAAAGTTCTTGCATTATGCACAGAAAACAGAAGAATTGATTTGGATGTCAGAAAGGGATGGATGGAATCACCTTTATTTATACGATGCAAAGTCCGGTAAAGTAAAGAATCAGATCACCAAGGGCAAATGGGTAGTTAGAAAAGTAATCAAAGTAGACGAAGCAAGTCGTAGGATTATTTTCGAAGGTAGCGGAAGAGAGAAAGGTCAAGACCCCTATTTTATTCAATATTACTCCGTATCTTTTGATGGCTCGGATTTCAGGGTGTTAACCAATGAGAATGGCAACCATAGAGCCACTTTTTCTCCAGATTTTAACTATTTCGTAGACATTTGGGGTAGATTGGATCAAGCTCCTGAAACTGTATTAAGAAGTACCGCTGACGGAAAGATCCTTATGCATTTAGAAAAGGCAGACATCAAAGATCTACTGAAGACCGGATGGGTAATGCCAGAAGTATTCGTTACCACAGGTAGAGACGATAGCACAGACATTTGGGGAATGATTATACGTCCTTCCAACTTTGATCCTAAAAAGAAATATCCTGTGATAGAATACATCTATGCAGGCCCACATGACTCCTTCGTTCCTAAGAACTTTGTAACAGATTCCAGAGGAGACCTGCATCAATTAGCAGAGTTAGGATTTATTGTGGTACAAATTGACGGTATGGGCACCTCTAATCGATCCAAAGCATTCCACGATGTGTGCTGGAAAAACTTAAAGGATAGTGGATTCCCAGACAGAATGAAGTGGATCAAAACTGCAGCGAAGAAATATCCTTACATGGATATTAGCAGGGTAGGAATTTTCGGTAATTCCGCCGGAGGACAAAGTTCAGCAGGAGCCTTATTACACCATCCTGATTTTTATAAAGTGGCCGTTTCCTCCTCAGGATGCCATGATAACAGAATGGATAAAATATGGTGGAATGAACAATGGATGGGCTACCCTATCGGTCCGCATTACGAAGAATCATCTAATGTAACCCATGCCCACAAACTTCAGGGCAAATTACTTCTAATCCTAGGAGAAATGGATGATAATGTAGACCCTTCATCTACCTTCCAATTGATCAACGGTATCATTAAAGCCAATAAATGGGTAGATTTCTTGTTTGTTCCCGGAATGGGACACTCCCTTGGAGGAGATTACGGAGAGCACCGCAGGAGAGATTTCTTTGTTAAACATCTGATTGGTGTTGACCCTCCTCTTTGGGAAGGACATATAAAAACTGCCCCTTAA
- a CDS encoding alpha/beta hydrolase: MRVFFFLLISYMSMAQEIIPLYPDGVPGLKVKDVPEKMTGANITNVTVPTLAIYKPQKQTSNAAVVICPGGGYAVLAYKKEGENLARWFSERGMIAVVLKYRLPQREYFTDAGIRPLQDAQSAIAFVKSHAKEWGIKDVGIMGFSAGGHLAATTSTLFDNPVGEIKRSSEEVRPDFSLLIYPVISLDDNITHEGSKKNLLGPNFNEQELKRYSPEKNITEKTPPVFLVSTTDDWVVPENSIAYYLAAKRHKVPAEMHIYEKGGHGYALTKDNRGPVEKWPEALEAWLKLHKWL, translated from the coding sequence ATGAGAGTTTTTTTCTTCCTTTTGATTTCTTACATGAGTATGGCCCAAGAAATTATTCCCTTATATCCGGATGGGGTGCCGGGACTAAAAGTCAAGGATGTTCCGGAAAAAATGACGGGCGCAAACATTACTAATGTGACGGTTCCCACTTTAGCCATTTACAAACCGCAAAAGCAGACTTCTAATGCAGCTGTGGTCATTTGTCCCGGCGGAGGTTATGCTGTTTTAGCTTATAAAAAAGAGGGGGAGAATTTAGCCAGGTGGTTTAGTGAGAGAGGAATGATAGCTGTGGTGTTAAAATATAGATTACCTCAAAGAGAATATTTTACAGATGCGGGGATTCGTCCTTTACAAGATGCTCAAAGTGCCATTGCCTTCGTCAAGTCTCATGCGAAGGAGTGGGGAATTAAGGATGTAGGTATAATGGGATTCTCCGCAGGAGGGCATTTGGCGGCAACAACATCTACCTTATTTGATAATCCGGTGGGAGAAATAAAAAGAAGTTCAGAAGAGGTGCGTCCTGATTTCTCTCTATTGATCTATCCGGTAATTTCATTAGATGATAATATTACGCATGAAGGTTCAAAAAAGAACTTGTTAGGACCTAACTTCAACGAGCAAGAGCTGAAAAGATATTCACCTGAAAAGAACATAACAGAAAAAACTCCTCCTGTTTTCCTAGTTTCTACTACAGATGATTGGGTGGTTCCAGAGAATTCCATTGCCTACTATTTGGCCGCTAAAAGACATAAAGTTCCTGCAGAAATGCACATCTATGAAAAAGGAGGACATGGTTATGCACTTACAAAAGACAACAGAGGCCCGGTAGAGAAATGGCCCGAAGCATTAGAAGCTTGGTTAAAATTACACAAATGGTTATGA
- a CDS encoding GH92 family glycosyl hydrolase encodes MRKILVSLLFTSITVFGQDWVQYVNPLVGTQSKHSLSNGNTYPVIAMPWGMNFWTPQTGKMGDGWAYTYDADKIRGFKQTHQPSPWINDYGQFSLMPVTGKLEFNQDKRASWFSHKAEKAQPHYYSVYLADHDVVTEITPTERAAMFRFTFPENKNSYVVVDAFDKGSYIKVIPQERKIIGYTTRNSGGVPENFKNYFVIIFDKDFDFKATVADTVLQEGKWEVQAHHAYGIIGFSTKKGEKVHAKVASSFISLEQAELNLKELGTDSFDQVKEKGRLRWNAVLGKIEVKDSDIDKLRTFYSCLYRSVLFPRSFYEYNVKGEVMHYSPYNGQVLPGYMYTDTGFWDTFRSLFPFLNFIYPSENVKMQEGLVNAYKESGWLPEWASPGHRDCMVGNNSAAVVADAYLKGLRGYDIETLWEAVVHGANNEHPKISSTGRKGVSYYNELGYVPYDARINENAARTLEYAYNDWSIYQLGKALGKPESEIGIFAKRAYNYRNLFDIETGLMRGKNKNGSFQAPFNPLKWGDAFTEGNSWHYTWSVFHDPAGLIGLMGGPQGFNKMLDSVFNVPPLFDESYYGFVIHEIREMQIMNMGNYAHGNQPIQHMIYLYNYSGQPWKTQFWTREVMDKLYTPAPDGYCGDEDNGQTSAWYVFSALGFYPVCPGTDEYVLGSPLFKDVTLNFENGKKLKLSAPGNGPDNRYIQSIKVNGKVHGANYFTHGVLQKGGTIHYEMGSKPNLNRGTKEGDFPYSFSKK; translated from the coding sequence ATGAGAAAAATCTTAGTATCGCTACTATTCACAAGTATTACAGTATTCGGCCAGGATTGGGTGCAATACGTGAACCCTTTGGTAGGAACTCAATCTAAACATTCCTTATCTAATGGAAATACTTATCCGGTCATTGCCATGCCCTGGGGTATGAATTTCTGGACTCCTCAAACAGGTAAGATGGGTGACGGCTGGGCTTACACCTACGATGCGGATAAGATAAGGGGTTTTAAGCAAACCCATCAACCTAGTCCTTGGATTAATGATTATGGGCAATTTAGTCTTATGCCCGTTACTGGGAAATTGGAATTTAATCAAGACAAAAGGGCTAGTTGGTTTTCCCATAAAGCAGAAAAAGCCCAACCGCATTATTATTCCGTTTATTTGGCTGACCATGACGTGGTCACTGAAATTACCCCTACGGAGCGAGCCGCGATGTTTCGATTTACATTCCCGGAAAACAAGAATTCATATGTGGTAGTGGATGCGTTTGACAAGGGATCTTACATTAAAGTTATTCCGCAGGAGAGAAAGATCATTGGCTATACTACTAGAAATAGTGGAGGAGTTCCTGAAAATTTCAAGAATTATTTTGTCATCATTTTCGATAAAGACTTTGATTTTAAAGCTACAGTAGCTGATACAGTTTTGCAAGAAGGAAAATGGGAGGTGCAAGCCCATCATGCCTATGGAATTATAGGATTTTCTACCAAAAAAGGTGAAAAAGTGCATGCTAAGGTAGCTTCGTCTTTTATAAGTTTAGAACAAGCAGAGCTAAATCTTAAGGAGCTGGGAACAGATAGTTTTGATCAAGTTAAAGAGAAGGGCAGGTTAAGGTGGAATGCGGTATTAGGGAAAATAGAAGTTAAGGATTCAGACATTGATAAATTGAGAACATTTTATTCCTGTCTCTACAGATCTGTTCTTTTTCCAAGAAGCTTCTATGAGTACAATGTCAAAGGAGAAGTGATGCATTATAGTCCTTATAATGGTCAGGTTTTACCAGGGTACATGTATACGGACACGGGATTTTGGGATACTTTTAGATCATTATTCCCCTTTTTAAACTTCATTTATCCTTCGGAGAATGTGAAAATGCAGGAGGGTTTAGTGAATGCATATAAGGAAAGTGGTTGGCTTCCGGAATGGGCAAGTCCCGGACACAGAGACTGCATGGTAGGAAATAATTCGGCTGCTGTGGTGGCTGATGCCTATTTAAAAGGTCTTCGAGGATATGATATTGAAACCCTTTGGGAGGCGGTGGTCCATGGAGCAAATAATGAACATCCAAAAATCAGCTCTACGGGCAGAAAGGGAGTTTCCTATTACAATGAGTTAGGATACGTGCCGTATGATGCTAGGATCAATGAGAACGCGGCTAGGACGCTAGAATATGCCTATAACGACTGGAGTATTTACCAATTAGGTAAGGCACTAGGGAAACCGGAGTCTGAAATTGGAATATTTGCCAAACGCGCGTATAATTATAGGAATCTCTTTGATATTGAAACGGGTTTGATGAGGGGGAAGAATAAGAATGGCAGCTTCCAAGCACCCTTTAATCCTTTGAAATGGGGCGATGCATTTACAGAGGGCAATTCCTGGCATTACACCTGGTCAGTATTCCATGATCCTGCGGGTTTGATTGGACTGATGGGTGGACCACAAGGATTTAATAAGATGTTAGATTCTGTATTTAATGTTCCTCCTTTGTTTGATGAAAGCTATTATGGCTTTGTAATTCATGAGATCCGGGAGATGCAAATCATGAATATGGGAAATTATGCCCATGGAAATCAGCCTATTCAGCATATGATTTATCTTTATAATTACTCCGGTCAACCCTGGAAAACGCAATTCTGGACTAGGGAGGTAATGGATAAATTGTATACCCCAGCTCCGGACGGATATTGTGGAGATGAGGATAACGGACAAACTTCTGCATGGTATGTTTTTTCAGCATTAGGATTTTATCCTGTATGTCCGGGAACAGATGAATATGTTCTAGGTTCTCCTTTATTTAAAGACGTAACTTTGAACTTCGAAAATGGAAAGAAATTAAAATTAAGTGCACCGG
- a CDS encoding nuclear transport factor 2 family protein, whose protein sequence is MKTFKTTLALFICLSFSASAQEDGIKSTIDGFFKAMRDSDSTALKSYVAKGAIFQTIGVENAVKSTGPESFITAVGRAQKGSFDERVTYEKILVDGPMAMAWTPYTFYLNGNLSHCGVNHFSLVLQEGKWKIAHVIDTRRKENCLP, encoded by the coding sequence ATGAAGACTTTTAAAACAACTCTAGCACTGTTTATTTGCCTAAGCTTTTCTGCTTCAGCCCAAGAGGATGGTATTAAATCTACCATTGACGGATTCTTCAAGGCCATGAGGGATTCAGATTCTACTGCATTAAAATCATATGTAGCAAAAGGTGCTATATTTCAAACCATTGGTGTTGAAAATGCTGTGAAATCTACTGGCCCTGAATCTTTCATCACTGCAGTAGGAAGGGCACAGAAGGGTTCATTTGATGAAAGAGTAACCTATGAAAAGATCTTGGTAGATGGGCCCATGGCTATGGCATGGACCCCTTATACCTTTTATCTGAATGGAAACTTATCTCACTGTGGGGTGAATCATTTCTCACTTGTACTACAAGAAGGGAAGTGGAAAATAGCTCACGTTATTGACACTAGGAGAAAAGAAAACTGCCTCCCTTAA
- a CDS encoding YwbE family protein, which yields MKILSFVHMNKDGKTRADVRPGMLVNIVLKKDQRTGELTQGIVKNILTSAPYHHRGIKVRLDDGQIGRVKEILPDEDF from the coding sequence ATGAAAATACTTAGCTTTGTGCACATGAATAAAGATGGTAAGACCAGAGCTGATGTCCGACCGGGGATGTTAGTGAACATAGTACTTAAAAAAGATCAAAGAACCGGAGAATTAACCCAAGGAATTGTTAAAAACATACTCACTTCTGCGCCTTATCATCATAGAGGCATTAAGGTCAGACTAGATGACGGTCAGATAGGCAGAGTAAAAGAAATTTTACCAGATGAAGACTTTTAA
- a CDS encoding ABC transporter ATP-binding protein, which yields MREIILHTEKIDKFFYDPVEFQVLKQVSFDVYKGELLTMIGKSGSGKSTLLYILSTMDTDYKGELFIDGQKMTGLSLDELAAVRNEKIGFVFQFHYLLPEFTCLKNVMIPALRLGKYSEEEIEDRAMQKLDILGIKDQALKPASKLSGGQQQRVAIARSLINDPLLIMGDEPTGNLDSKNTDIVFNIFRELAQEFGQTIIAVTHDDDFAKKSDRIIEMRDGQIIA from the coding sequence ATGAGAGAGATAATCTTACATACAGAGAAGATAGATAAGTTCTTCTATGATCCTGTTGAGTTTCAGGTTCTGAAACAAGTGAGCTTTGATGTTTACAAAGGTGAACTTTTGACTATGATTGGTAAATCTGGCTCGGGTAAATCCACCTTGCTTTATATCCTGTCCACTATGGATACAGATTATAAAGGGGAGCTGTTTATAGATGGACAAAAGATGACCGGATTAAGTTTAGATGAACTGGCTGCCGTAAGAAATGAAAAAATTGGATTTGTGTTTCAGTTTCACTACTTATTGCCGGAGTTTACTTGTTTGAAAAACGTGATGATTCCTGCTTTGCGACTAGGAAAGTATTCTGAAGAGGAAATCGAAGACAGAGCCATGCAGAAATTAGACATTCTAGGCATAAAAGATCAAGCGTTAAAGCCGGCTTCGAAGCTTTCCGGAGGTCAGCAACAAAGAGTAGCCATTGCCAGGTCCTTGATTAATGATCCTTTGCTGATCATGGGGGATGAGCCTACAGGTAATTTGGATAGTAAAAACACAGATATCGTCTTCAATATATTTAGGGAATTAGCTCAGGAATTTGGGCAAACCATTATTGCAGTAACGCATGACGATGATTTCGCTAAGAAGAGTGACAGGATCATTGAAATGCGGGATGGGCAAATTATCGCTTGA
- a CDS encoding ABC transporter permease: MNVNLQIARTYVFANKRLTAVAVLGVLIGMSIYIFMNCLAVGFDEVSYSSVFKSTPHIRLYQDDQISKPLVEGEEFVIINPKIVPTNNRILNPNSVKELALAHPEVNIVTLQVTSGVFFNSGKSQLSGTAIGIIPDEANQMFSLESMMVEGDWKGLQSNPNGILIGSGVAEKMSLKVGDNLNLTSSKSVNKNLQVMGIFKTSNSKIDKSTAYVNLSSAQQLLKENGDYVTDVNINLHDYNKAVPVANELSATTGYKAEGFEQSNETLMTGNRMRKIVMVAISTTLLIVAGFGIYNILNMTVSQKINDIAILKAMGFKGKDVITIFVTQALGIGVMGVIGGMFFAVIMISLVKKVYIGGDIGYFPIDYEFSKFLQGAALGLVITFFAGYIPARKAAKVDPVSIFRK, from the coding sequence ATGAATGTAAATCTCCAAATAGCCAGGACCTATGTTTTTGCTAATAAGAGGCTGACGGCCGTTGCGGTTTTGGGTGTGTTGATTGGTATGTCCATCTATATTTTCATGAACTGCTTAGCGGTGGGATTTGATGAGGTCTCTTATAGTTCTGTCTTTAAAAGTACACCACATATCCGTCTTTATCAGGATGATCAAATCAGTAAACCCTTAGTGGAAGGAGAGGAATTTGTCATCATCAATCCTAAAATAGTGCCCACTAATAACAGGATTTTGAATCCTAATTCGGTGAAGGAACTGGCATTGGCACACCCTGAAGTGAATATTGTGACATTACAGGTTACAAGTGGTGTCTTCTTCAATAGTGGGAAATCTCAACTTTCAGGTACGGCTATTGGCATTATTCCTGATGAAGCTAACCAAATGTTCAGTTTGGAGAGTATGATGGTGGAGGGCGACTGGAAAGGCCTTCAGAGTAATCCCAATGGGATACTTATTGGCTCCGGAGTAGCAGAGAAAATGAGTTTGAAAGTGGGAGATAATCTTAATTTAACTTCTTCTAAGAGTGTGAATAAGAATCTTCAGGTGATGGGCATTTTTAAGACCTCAAATTCGAAGATTGATAAGAGCACAGCATACGTGAATCTATCCAGTGCCCAGCAGCTATTGAAAGAGAATGGTGATTATGTTACGGATGTCAACATAAATCTTCATGACTATAATAAGGCAGTGCCGGTAGCCAATGAACTTTCCGCCACTACGGGATATAAAGCTGAGGGTTTTGAGCAGAGTAATGAAACCTTGATGACCGGTAACCGTATGCGAAAGATAGTAATGGTGGCGATTTCGACTACCTTACTCATCGTAGCAGGTTTCGGTATCTATAACATACTTAATATGACAGTTAGCCAAAAGATCAATGACATAGCTATCTTAAAGGCCATGGGTTTTAAAGGAAAGGATGTGATCACCATATTTGTTACCCAAGCCTTGGGGATTGGTGTTATGGGCGTAATTGGAGGTATGTTCTTTGCTGTAATCATGATCAGTTTAGTGAAGAAGGTTTACATAGGAGGAGATATAGGGTATTTCCCTATAGATTATGAGTTTAGTAAATTCCTTCAAGGAGCAGCGTTGGGATTGGTCATAACCTTCTTTGCTGGTTATATCCCAGCCAGAAAGGCTGCAAAAGTAGATCCGGTAAGCATCTTTAGAAAATGA